One window of the Camelina sativa cultivar DH55 chromosome 1, Cs, whole genome shotgun sequence genome contains the following:
- the LOC104789443 gene encoding uncharacterized protein LOC104789443: MLQQPNLLLARVFKAKYFPKTSILNASFNTNASYAWKSISQGTKLISHGLQYVVGNGEQIEVWNGQWLPLSPPRPARGIGKNLYPHLKVSNLLYQGSWNEELLSCIIDSNDIPRIKIIRPSITKAHDVISWIHTKDGVYTVKSGYKVERKISKDTYLTVDTTHSDVTARVFSKLWNQNSPPKIKHFWWRCLHNALPTAENLKKKRVLRDDTCQRCGETTESISHLSFQCRISSEVWHHSLNLTGSGYHK; encoded by the exons ATGCTTCAACAACCAAATTTGCTATTGGCAAGAGTCTTTAAAGCAAAATACTTTCCAAAAACCAGCATCCTCAATGCATCATTCAACACAAATGCAAGTTATGCATGGAAAAGTATTTCCCAAGGTACAAAGCTCATCTCTCATGGTTTGCAATATGTTGTTGGTAATGGGGAACAAATTGAAGTTTGGAATGGCCAATGGCTTCCACTAAGCCCACCACGGCCAGCTAGGGGGATCGGAAAGAACTTATATCCTCATTTAAAGGTCAGTAATCTGTTATATCAGGGTAGTTGGAATGAAGAACTCCTTTCCTGCATCATTGATAGTAATGACATTCCTCGTATAAAAATTATTCGTCCATCTATTACTAAAGCACATGATGTAATCAGTTGGATACATACCAAGGATGGCGTTTACACTGTCAAATCTGGATACAAAGTAGAGCGTAAGATCTCTAAAGACACTTATCTTACTGTAGATACTACACATAGTGATGTCACTGCTAGGGTATTCTCTAAGTTATGGAATCAGAATTCTCCTCCGAAAATAAAACACTTTTGGTGGAGATGTCTTCATAACGCTTTGCCAACTGCAGAGAacttaaagaaaaagagagtacTAAGAGATGATACCTGTCAAAGATGTGGAGAAACAACGGAAAGCATAAGCCATCTCTCGTTCCAGTGTAGAATAAGTAGCGAGGTTTGGCATCATTCCCTCAATCTCACTGGCTCAG GATATCATAAATAA
- the LOC104789451 gene encoding uncharacterized protein LOC104789451 isoform X1, giving the protein MEEEYWRTKSRIQWLHVGDRNTKFFHEKTKQRRCYNRITAITDNKGIACTSEEDIYRVIVEYFESLYRSENKGNIDMVVQHLKPRVTAEMNQALTKPVTEEELNQVIHQMARDKAPGPDGFNPGYFQDHWSTIQKAVMRQMGFSDIWCKWIMKCISTVTYFVLINGHPVGHIKPQRGIRQDDSLLFYKATDEECTTLLSLLNQYEQA; this is encoded by the exons ATGGAAGAGGAGTACTGGAGAACAAAAAGCAGAATTCAATGGCTCCACGTTGGTGATAGGAACACAAAGTTTTTCCATGAAAAAACCAAGCAAAGACGATGCTACAATCGAATTACTGCAATCACAGATAATAAAGGTATAGCCTGCACATCTGAGGAAGATATTTATAGAGTGATTGTTGAGTATTTTGAATCTCTGTATCGATCAGAAAATAAAGGCAACATTGATATGGTGGTACAACATCTGAAGCCTCGAGTAACAGCTGAAATGAATCAAGCTCTAACAAAACCTGTTACAGAGGAAGAGCTTAATCAAGTTATCCACCAAATGGCAAGAGACAAAGCTCCAGGACCTGATGGATTCAATCCAGGTTATTTCCAAGATCATTGGTCAACCATTCAAAAAG CAGTTATGAGGCAAATGGGTTTTTCGGATATTTGGTGTAAATGGATAATGAAGTGTATCTCTACTGTGACTTATTTTGTGCTCATTAACGGTCATCCAGTTGGTCATATAAAGCCACAAAGAGGCATTCGTCAAG ATGACTCATTGTTATTCTACAAGGCCACAGATGAGGAATGTACAACTCTGTTAAGTCTTCTCAACCAATATGAGCAAGCTTGA
- the LOC104789451 gene encoding uncharacterized protein LOC104789451 isoform X3, giving the protein MEEEYWRTKSRIQWLHVGDRNTKFFHEKTKQRRCYNRITAITDNKENKGNIDMVVQHLKPRVTAEMNQALTKPVTEEELNQVIHQMARDKAPGPDGFNPGYFQDHWSTIQKAVMRQMGFSDIWCKWIMKCISTVTYFVLINGHPVGHIKPQRGIRQDDSLLFYKATDEECTTLLSLLNQYEQA; this is encoded by the exons ATGGAAGAGGAGTACTGGAGAACAAAAAGCAGAATTCAATGGCTCCACGTTGGTGATAGGAACACAAAGTTTTTCCATGAAAAAACCAAGCAAAGACGATGCTACAATCGAATTACTGCAATCACAGATAATAAAG AAAATAAAGGCAACATTGATATGGTGGTACAACATCTGAAGCCTCGAGTAACAGCTGAAATGAATCAAGCTCTAACAAAACCTGTTACAGAGGAAGAGCTTAATCAAGTTATCCACCAAATGGCAAGAGACAAAGCTCCAGGACCTGATGGATTCAATCCAGGTTATTTCCAAGATCATTGGTCAACCATTCAAAAAG CAGTTATGAGGCAAATGGGTTTTTCGGATATTTGGTGTAAATGGATAATGAAGTGTATCTCTACTGTGACTTATTTTGTGCTCATTAACGGTCATCCAGTTGGTCATATAAAGCCACAAAGAGGCATTCGTCAAG ATGACTCATTGTTATTCTACAAGGCCACAGATGAGGAATGTACAACTCTGTTAAGTCTTCTCAACCAATATGAGCAAGCTTGA
- the LOC104789451 gene encoding uncharacterized protein LOC104789451 isoform X2: MEEEYWRTKSRIQWLHVGDRNTKFFHEKTKQRRCYNRITAITDNKGIACTSEEDIYRVIVEYFESLYRSENKGNIDMVVQHLKPRVTAEMNQALTKPVTEEELNQVIHQMARDKAPGPDGFNPGYFQDHWSTIQKVMRQMGFSDIWCKWIMKCISTVTYFVLINGHPVGHIKPQRGIRQDDSLLFYKATDEECTTLLSLLNQYEQA; encoded by the exons ATGGAAGAGGAGTACTGGAGAACAAAAAGCAGAATTCAATGGCTCCACGTTGGTGATAGGAACACAAAGTTTTTCCATGAAAAAACCAAGCAAAGACGATGCTACAATCGAATTACTGCAATCACAGATAATAAAGGTATAGCCTGCACATCTGAGGAAGATATTTATAGAGTGATTGTTGAGTATTTTGAATCTCTGTATCGATCAGAAAATAAAGGCAACATTGATATGGTGGTACAACATCTGAAGCCTCGAGTAACAGCTGAAATGAATCAAGCTCTAACAAAACCTGTTACAGAGGAAGAGCTTAATCAAGTTATCCACCAAATGGCAAGAGACAAAGCTCCAGGACCTGATGGATTCAATCCAGGTTATTTCCAAGATCATTGGTCAACCATTCAAAAAG TTATGAGGCAAATGGGTTTTTCGGATATTTGGTGTAAATGGATAATGAAGTGTATCTCTACTGTGACTTATTTTGTGCTCATTAACGGTCATCCAGTTGGTCATATAAAGCCACAAAGAGGCATTCGTCAAG ATGACTCATTGTTATTCTACAAGGCCACAGATGAGGAATGTACAACTCTGTTAAGTCTTCTCAACCAATATGAGCAAGCTTGA
- the LOC104789474 gene encoding VIN3-like protein 1, with protein MDSSSMKSKISQSHRKSNKSHKKHESNGKQLSKKQQRHEEEDVGGCLRSSWICKNASCRANVHKDESFCKRCSCCVCHSFDENKDPSLWLVCEPEESDDVEFCGLSCHVECAFREQKVGLTSIRNLIELDGCFCCYSCGKVSQILGCWKKQLMAAKEARRRDVLCYRIDLSFRLLKGTSRFCELHEIVGAAKTVLEREVGPLHEPAARTDKGIVSRLPVAGEVQELCISAIKKADELSANSVRDSIPAACRFHFEDTAPTQVTFRLIELPSAIGNEVKGYKLWCFKKGEKFKDDLFVGCSRTERRMVISDLEPCTEYTFRVVSYTEAGIYGHSHATCFTKSVEILQSVGTKEKRINDSVGNDQPSDREEKSSISSRFQIAQLSKYVQLAEAQEEGMLEAFYDVDTEKICEPEEELPSSRRPHEFDLNMVSVPDLNEELTPPPDSSGGEDNGVPLNSLAEAEADGDDYDDAVSNGRRKTNNNCLVISDGSGDDPEFDFLMTRKRKAISISNDSENHECDSSPIDDTLEKCVKVIRWLEREGHIDKIFRVRFLTWFSLSSTAQEQSVVSTFVQTLEDDPSSLAGQLLDAFADVVSTKRPNNGVIISH; from the exons atggattCATCTTCAATGAAATCAAAGATCTCGCAATCACATCGGAAGAGCAACAAATCACACAAGAAGCACGAATCAAATGGGAAACAGCTTAGCAAGAAACAACAAcgacatgaagaagaagatgttggtGGGTGTTTGAGATCATCATGGATCTGCAAGAACGCGTCTTGTAGAGCTAATGTGCATAAAGATGAATCCTTTTGCAAGAGGTGTTCTTGTTGCGTGTGCCATAGTTTCGATGAGAACAAGGATCCTAGTCTTTGGTTAGTTTGTGAACCTGAGGAATCAGATGATGTTGAGTTCTGTGGCTTATCGTGTCACGTTGAGTGTGCTTTTAGAGAACAAAAAGTTGGACTTACTAGTATTAGGAATCTGATTGAGCTTGATGGTTGTTTCTGTTGTTACTCTTGTGGCAAAGTTTCTCAAATTCTTGG ATGTTGGAAGAAGCAGCTTATGGCAGCTAAGGAAGCACGACGACGTGATGTTCTGTGTTATAGGATAGATTTGAGTTTCAGACTTCTCAAAGGGACTAGTCGGTTTTGTGAGTTGCATGAGATTGTGGGAGCTGCTAAGACTGTGCTGGAAAGGGAAGTCGGGCCTCTTCATGAACCTGCTGCGAGAACTGATAAGGGCATTGTTAGTAGACTTCCTGTTGCAGGCGAGGTACAAGAGCTCTGTATCTCTGCAATTAAAAAGGCAGATGAATTGTCAGCCAATTCAGTCAGAG attCAATTCCTGCTGCGTGCAGGTTTCATTTTGAGGATACTGCACCAACACAAGTGACTTTTCGTTTAATTGAGCTGCCTAGTGCTATAGGAAATGAGGTTAAGGGTTACAAGTTATGGTGTTTCAAGAAAGGAGAGAAGTTTAAGGATGATTTATTCGTTGGTTGCAGTAGAACTGAGAGAAGGATGGTGATATCCGACCTTGAGCCTTGCACAGAGTACACATTCCGTGTTGTCTCTTACACGGAAGCTGGTATCTATGGCCATTCCCATGCTACATGCTTTACCAAGAGCGTTGAGATATTGCAATCAGTGGGTACTAAGGAAAAGAGAATAAATGATTCAGTAGGTAATGATCAGCCTTCAGATAGAGAGGAGAAAAGTAGCATTTCTTCAAGATTCCAGATCGCGCAACTTTCCAAGTATGTGCAGTTGGCTGAAGCTCAGGAGGAAGGCATGCTTGAGGCGTTTTACGATGTAGATACTGAGAAAATTTGTGAGCCGGAGGAAGAATTGCCATCTAGTAGACGGCCGCATGAGTTTGATCTAAATATGGTTTCAGTGCCAGACTTAAATGAAGAACTAACTCCTCCACCTGATTCATCTGGAGGTGAAGACAATGGAGTGCCATTAAATTCGCTTGCTGAGGCTGAGGCTGATGGTGATGACTATGATGATGCTGTCTCTAACGGTAGACGGAAGACGAACAACAACTGCTTGGTGATATCAGATGGGAGTGGTGACGATCCTGAGTTTGATTTCCTCATGACCAGGAAGAGGAAAGCAATTTCTATCAGTAATGACTCAGAGAACCATGAATGTGATAGTTCGCCGATTGATGATACTCTTGAGAAATGTGTGAAGGTGATCAGGTGGCTGGAGCGTGAAGGCCACATCGATAAAATATTCAGGGTCAGGTTCTTGACATGGTTCAGCCTGAGCTCAACCGCTCAGGAGCAATCCGTTGTGAGTACATTTGTGCAGACTCTAGAGGATGATCCAAGCAGCCTTGCTGGGCAGCTTCTTGATGCATTTGCTGATGTTGTCTCCACCAAAAGGCCTAACAATGGAGTAATAATCTCACACTAA
- the LOC104789488 gene encoding uncharacterized protein LOC104789488: MGKLQKIGRVWDCLFLPTNQCSCFCLNTLGDDEEEEFEKKPLIDSSTEKSGKVMRLKDVVAADHRQTLAFHLKPKIVELKVSMHCYGCAKKVEKHISKLDGVTWYKVELESKKVVVKGNIMPVDVLESICKVKNAQLWPSS, encoded by the exons ATGGGGAAGCTCCAGAAGATTGGGAGAGTGTGGGATTGTCTTTTCCTTCCGACAAATCAGTGTTCATgtttttgtctaaacactctaggagacgatgaagaagaagagtttgagaaGAAGCCATTGATAGATTCTTCAACAGAGAAATCTGGTAAGGTCATGAGATTAAAAGATGTTGTAGCTGCTGATCATCGTCAGACTCTTGCCTTTCATCTTAAGCCTAAG ATAGTGGAGCTAAAGGTGTCAATGCATTGCTACGGATGTGCTAAGAAAGTCGAGAAGCATATTTCTAAATTAGACG GAGTGACATGGTACAAAGTGGAGCTAGAGAGCAAGAAGGTGGTGGTAAAAGGGAACATAATGCCAGTAGATGTGTTAGAGAGTATTTGTAAAGTCAAGAATGCTCAGCTTTGGCCTTCTTCTTAA